From the genome of Adhaeribacter pallidiroseus:
GAGGAGAAAAGAATATTAACTACCTGTAAATCTATTACTCTGGCTCCTTTAAAAACACGGAAGTAATTCCTTGCCCGGTAATTATTTAAAAAATTCTATTGCATTTAACTATTTCTCTACCGATCCAGCCAGTTTTTAAAAGCATTTACTTTCTCGCGGCTTACCACTACATCTGGTTCGGGGGCGTTCCGGAGAAAGGTTTTTAAACGGCTGTTGGAGTAACTTACAATATCCTGAATGGCGGGTAAACTGATCATGTAACTGCGGTTAATCCGGAAAAACTGCTGCGGATCAAGCAAGTTTTCGAGTTGCTCCAGTGAAAAATCAATGACAAATCGCTTGTTTTCTTTCGTTTGCAAAAAAGTGGCCTTCTCTTTACTAAAAAAGAAATCAACCTGGTCAACCGGAATAGCTTTAATGTGTTCGCCTACCTTTACCACAAATCGGTTTTTGTAAGGAGTTTGCCCCAGCATGTGCATGGCTTTTTGTAAAAGTTCCAGATTAGGAGTAACCGAAACCGGCACCGGAGCAGCTAAATGGCGAAATTTCTGGAGAGCAGCCGCTAACTCATCGGCATCAATGGGTTTCAATAAATAATCAATGCTATTTACCTTAAACGCTTTTATGGCATACTCGTCGTAAGCGGTGGTAAAAATAACCGGACAAGGAACCTGGGTTTGATCAAAAATCTCGAAACTTAAACCATCGGCTAATTGAATATCCAGAAAAGCTACATCGGGTTTTAGACCAGAATTAAACTGCTGCACGGCTTTTCGTACCGATTCTATTTGACCGATAACTTGGATGTTTGGGTCAATTTGTACCAGTAAGCGGGCCAATCGGTTGGCCGCCAGTTTTTCGTCTTCAATGATCAGGGCGCGCATCAGGAGGTGAAATAGAGTAAAGGTAGTTTTACCCGAAAATACGCCGAGGTTT
Proteins encoded in this window:
- a CDS encoding LytR/AlgR family response regulator transcription factor produces the protein MRALIIEDEKLAANRLARLLVQIDPNIQVIGQIESVRKAVQQFNSGLKPDVAFLDIQLADGLSFEIFDQTQVPCPVIFTTAYDEYAIKAFKVNSIDYLLKPIDADELAAALQKFRHLAAPVPVSVTPNLELLQKAMHMLGQTPYKNRFVVKVGEHIKAIPVDQVDFFFSKEKATFLQTKENKRFVIDFSLEQLENLLDPQQFFRINRSYMISLPAIQDIVSYSNSRLKTFLRNAPEPDVVVSREKVNAFKNWLDR